One window of the Macrobrachium nipponense isolate FS-2020 chromosome 22, ASM1510439v2, whole genome shotgun sequence genome contains the following:
- the LOC135198261 gene encoding uncharacterized protein LOC135198261 — MEKVKQSVVKPDHEYQVSLLFHGPGCLNVNYRNTISQLNSLERKLQKTHEYRTTYENVLQAYLEAEFIEDFPNSQMEGYGMPHFGVKKQSLTTSFLIVYNASSKSEGKHSLNDCLHPGPNTVEMLYDLLLKFRCYPHTLTSDISNAFHRVLLDPTDTKYVQFLWYKMLTQAFAFRVVVFGITNTLNLFQQVLRTHLGESGDGDH, encoded by the coding sequence ATGGAGAAAGTAAAGCAAAGCGTTGTAAAACCTGATCATGAGTACCAAGTAAGCCTTCTGTTTCATGGTCCAGGATGCCTTAATGTTAACTACCGCAACACGATCTCTCAATTGAATTCATTAGAGAGGAAATTACAGAAGACCCATGAATACAGAACCACTTATGAGAATGTCCTTCAGGCTTATCTGGAAGCAGAGTTTATTGAAGACTTCCCCAACTCCCAAATGGAAGGCTATGGCATGCCACATTTTGGGGTCAAGAAACAAAGTTTGACCACTTCTTTTCTCATTGTGTACAATGCTTCTTCCAAATCAGAAGGCAAACACTCCTTGAATGACTGTTTACATCCAGGGCCAAACACAGTTGAAATGCTGTATGATCTATTATTAAAATTCAGATGTTACCCACACACCTTGACTTCTGATATTTCAAATGCCTTCCATAGAGTTCTTCTTGATCCTACTGATACCAAATACGTACAATTCCTCTGGTACAAGATGTTGACACAAGCCTTTGCCTTTCGAGTCGTGGTCTTTGGCATCACAAATACCCTTAACCTTTTCCAACAGGTCCTCAGGACACACCTTGGGGAGAGTGGGGATGGAGACCATTAA